A genomic stretch from Setaria italica strain Yugu1 chromosome VII, Setaria_italica_v2.0, whole genome shotgun sequence includes:
- the LOC101753200 gene encoding receptor-like serine/threonine-protein kinase SD1-8: protein MEAIYSHLLLFSLLLLSTKKLAFAADILGKGSNITDGETLVSSDGTFMMGFFSPGASTKRYLGIWFSVSTDAVVWVANRERPVNDKAGALVVSDTGSLLLLDGSRQIAWSSNSTSTSPVEAQLLNSGNLVVRNRGSATILWQSFDYPSNAMLSGMKVGKDFWDGVEWFLTSWHSPDDPSPGAFRRLLDTSGLPDNVVWKSNAKTFRTGPWNGLWFSGIPEVLTYTNLIEYQMEITSRQVTYGYIVKPGAPLTYVVLTETGDVNRLVWDSSTRSWQTQYHGPRDICDNYGKCGEFGVCNASAASTSFCSCLKGFSPVSPSEWKVREASGGCQRNVRLDCGGKQPTTDGFELVHGVKLPDTHNASVHMGIAVEECRARCLSNCSCVAYAAADLRGGGSGSGCVIWADSLMDLRYVDGGQDLYLRLPRSELGSAPGPRPGPPVKLIVVMASISTVVLLILLALVWLIWTGSVNWRDIICPAMFVEGSSYLEM, encoded by the exons ATGGAAGCAATCTACAGCCACCTTCTCCTCTTCTCACTCTTGCTACTTTCTACCAAAAAGTTAGCCTTTGCGGCGGACATTCTCGGCAAGGGCAGCAACATTACTGATGGCGAGACACTCGTCTCGTCTGATGGCACATTCATGATGGGATTCTTCTCCCCCGGGGCTTCAACCAAGAGGTACCTCGGGATCTGGTTCTCGGTGTCTACAGACGCTGTTGTCTGGGTGGCCAACCGTGAGCGCCCTGTCAACGACAAGGCCGGCGCGTTGGTGGTCAGCGACACGGGGAGCCTTCTCCTGCTGGACGGCTCCAGGCAGATCGCGTGGTCATCCAACTCCACCAGCACATCGCCAGTGGAGGCCCAGCTCCTAAACTCCGGCAACCTAGTGGTGCGCAACAGAGGCAGCGCCACCATCCTGTGGCAATCGTTCGACTACCCGTCGAACGCCATGCTGTCCGGCATGAAGGTGGGCAAGGACTTCTGGGACGGAGTGGAGTGGTTCCTCACGTCGTGGCATTCGCCCGATGACCCGTCCCCTGGCGCCTTCCGCCGCCTGCTCGACACTAGCGGGCTACCCGACAATGTCGTGTGGAAAAGCAACGCCAAGACGTTCCGCACGGGCCCGTGGAACGGCTTGTGGTTCAGCGGCATTCCAGAGGTGCTGACCTACACGAACTTGATCGAGTACCAGATGGAGATCACTTCGCGGCAGGTAACCTACGGGTACATTGTCAAACCTGGCGCCCCCTTAACCTATGTCGTGTTAACGGAGACAGGGGACGTGAACCGCCTGGTGTGGGATTCCAGCACCCGGTCGTGGCAGACCCAATACCATGGGCCTAGGGACATCTGCGACAACTACGGCAAGTGTGGGGAGTTCGGTGTGTGCAACGCCAGCGCCGCATCGACGTCGTTCTGCAGCTGCCTCAAGGGGTTCAGCCCCGTGTCTCCCTCGGAGTGGAAGGTGAGGGAGGCCTCCGGCGGATGCCAGCGAAACGTGAGACTGGACTGTGGTGGCAAGCAGCCGACCACGGACGGTTTCGAGCTAGTGCACGGAGTGAAGCTTCCTGATACGCACAACGCGTCTGTGCACATGGGCATCGCGGTGGAGGAGTGCAGGGCGAGGTGTCTCTCCAACTGCTCCTGCGTGGCTTATGCTGCCGCAGATCTTCGAGGAGGAGGATCTGGCAGTGGATGCGTCATTTGGGCAGACAGCCTCATGGATCTCCGGTACGTAGATGGAGGGCAGGATCTCTACCTACGGTTGCCAAGGTCAGAATTAG GATCAGCACCAGGACCAAGACCAGGACCGCCAGTGAAACTTATCGTGGTTATGGCATCAATATCCACCGTAGTTCTCCTTATTCTTCTCGCACTGGTCTGGCTAATCTGGACTGGGAGCGTGAATTGGAGGGACATCATAT